A part of Melittangium boletus DSM 14713 genomic DNA contains:
- a CDS encoding acyltransferase, producing the protein MPWLYFTLKPRHRAWAEAWQREVQERLRELETVEIAEGCFISPDARLFAEPGRPIRLTGPGVSIAANVFVHGPVVLEAGVSLNARASLDGGAGGIHIGEGSRIATGATLYAFDHGLAPDRPVRSQPVTSRGIVLGKDVWVGANAGITDGVRLGDHAVVGMGAVVTRDVPAWAIVAGTPARVIGDRRERPVSGFRDPTCSPSDDSQE; encoded by the coding sequence ATGCCGTGGCTCTACTTCACGCTCAAGCCGCGCCACCGCGCCTGGGCGGAGGCCTGGCAGCGCGAGGTGCAGGAGCGGCTGCGCGAGCTGGAGACGGTGGAGATCGCCGAGGGGTGCTTCATCTCCCCGGACGCCCGGTTGTTCGCCGAGCCGGGCCGCCCCATCCGGCTGACCGGCCCCGGGGTGAGCATCGCGGCGAACGTCTTCGTGCATGGGCCGGTGGTGCTCGAGGCGGGGGTGAGCCTCAACGCCCGCGCGAGCCTGGATGGTGGCGCCGGGGGCATCCACATCGGCGAGGGCAGCCGCATCGCCACGGGCGCCACCTTATATGCCTTCGATCATGGACTGGCGCCGGACCGGCCGGTGCGCTCCCAGCCCGTCACCTCCCGGGGCATCGTCCTGGGCAAGGACGTGTGGGTGGGCGCCAACGCGGGCATCACCGACGGGGTGCGCCTGGGAGACCATGCCGTGGTGGGCATGGGCGCCGTCGTCACCCGCGACGTGCCCGCCTGGGCCATCGTCGCGGGCACTCCCGCGCGCGTCATCGGGGATCGCCGCGAGCGCCCCGTCTCGGGCTTCCGGGACCCCACGTGCTCACCATCGGACGATTCGCAAGAGTAA
- a CDS encoding sensor histidine kinase, giving the protein MTAEPLLSKALLRLKRRNYLVCAASLLAGAVMHCLLTRSFSMELILSQLVWSACLGLMGGGVGAGWLPPRLTGVLAGLVGLAAATVFVHLTGGAQSPYLPVFAALPFILAMFTPDSRLPTLVGGVATLGAVAFVDMLAGVSPLTMTLRVMGLGMLLLLALFGTRTYRRLGEAQRLAHQERLDMLEQLAESERRRRHAERERAEVDRLVLVGQLAAGVAHEVNNPLAYVKANLNYLEHEVRGEDLPRVREELLGVIAETQQGVLRIQQIVMDLRGFSRAGGYGEERGGVLEEALQEATRLASVRLRERGEVSLALDPGLPAVRLGQRHIVQVVLNLLLNAVDAVEMADSRCLAHIAVRAWRVEEGVRLEVDDNGPGIPPEVLPRLFEPFFTTKPPGKGTGLGLALCREFVSRSGGTLHAENRPGGGARFVLLLPLVEESRPVVV; this is encoded by the coding sequence ATGACGGCAGAACCCCTCCTATCGAAGGCCCTGCTTCGGTTGAAGCGGAGGAACTACCTCGTCTGCGCGGCCTCCTTGCTGGCCGGCGCGGTGATGCACTGCCTGTTGACGCGATCCTTCTCCATGGAGCTCATCCTCTCGCAGCTCGTCTGGAGCGCGTGCTTGGGGTTGATGGGCGGGGGAGTGGGCGCGGGATGGTTGCCGCCCCGGCTGACGGGGGTGTTGGCGGGGCTCGTCGGTCTGGCGGCGGCCACGGTCTTCGTGCACCTGACCGGCGGAGCCCAGAGCCCCTACCTCCCGGTGTTCGCCGCTCTGCCCTTCATCCTGGCCATGTTCACCCCGGACTCGCGCCTGCCCACGCTCGTGGGCGGCGTGGCGACGCTGGGCGCGGTGGCGTTCGTGGACATGCTGGCGGGAGTGTCTCCGCTCACGATGACGCTGCGGGTGATGGGCCTGGGCATGCTGTTGCTGCTGGCGCTCTTCGGCACGCGCACCTACCGGCGCCTGGGGGAAGCGCAGCGCCTGGCCCATCAGGAGCGGCTGGACATGCTCGAGCAGCTCGCGGAGAGCGAGCGGCGGCGCAGGCACGCCGAGCGCGAGCGCGCCGAGGTGGATCGGCTGGTGCTCGTGGGGCAGCTGGCGGCCGGAGTGGCGCACGAGGTGAACAACCCCCTGGCCTACGTGAAGGCCAACCTGAACTACCTCGAGCACGAGGTGCGGGGCGAGGACCTGCCCCGGGTCCGCGAGGAGTTGCTCGGGGTGATCGCCGAGACGCAGCAGGGCGTGCTGCGCATCCAGCAGATCGTCATGGACCTGCGCGGCTTCTCCCGCGCCGGGGGATATGGCGAGGAGCGGGGGGGCGTGTTGGAGGAAGCGCTCCAGGAGGCGACGCGGCTGGCGTCGGTGCGCCTGCGCGAGCGGGGCGAGGTGTCCCTGGCGCTCGATCCGGGATTGCCCGCGGTGCGCCTGGGTCAGCGGCACATCGTGCAGGTGGTGCTCAACCTGCTGCTCAACGCCGTGGACGCGGTGGAGATGGCGGACTCGAGATGTCTGGCCCACATCGCGGTGCGCGCGTGGCGGGTGGAGGAAGGCGTGCGCCTGGAGGTGGACGACAACGGCCCGGGGATTCCCCCGGAGGTGTTGCCGAGGCTGTTCGAGCCCTTCTTCACCACCAAGCCGCCGGGAAAGGGGACGGGGTTGGGGCTCGCGTTGTGTCGGGAGTTCGTCTCGCGCAGTGGCGGTACGCTTCACGCGGAGAATCGGCCGGGAGGCGGAGCGCGCTTCGTCCTCCTGCTGCCCTTGGTCGAGGAGTCCCGCCCCGTGGTAGTGTGA
- a CDS encoding helix-turn-helix domain-containing protein produces the protein MSRLTQVLDVELAPALPHVSLVDARRIEAPDPSGLSVLVKYMAPRISGFAQTVRRQALVRPEGLAGAVVGGFYSLVSSSYPTRAFADPLEGLGWLGRPEAEARALLAELDELVLQQQGQSPLIGELHRVLRPRLCEELNLADVAREMGMSERTLQRRLRDTGTSFQAEFNMVQVRAAQALLLESDAKLTAVAAEVGCASLQHFSSLFRKHTGESPSAWRAKHKPAP, from the coding sequence ATTTCCCGGCTCACCCAGGTGCTCGACGTGGAGCTGGCCCCCGCGCTCCCCCACGTGTCGCTCGTGGACGCGCGCCGCATCGAGGCTCCGGATCCCAGCGGGCTCTCCGTGCTGGTGAAGTACATGGCGCCGCGCATCTCCGGCTTCGCCCAGACGGTGCGGCGCCAGGCCCTGGTGCGGCCCGAGGGGCTCGCGGGCGCCGTGGTGGGCGGCTTCTACAGCCTCGTGAGCTCCAGCTACCCCACGCGCGCCTTCGCGGATCCCCTGGAGGGCCTGGGCTGGCTCGGCCGTCCCGAGGCCGAGGCACGCGCCCTGCTCGCCGAGTTGGATGAGCTGGTGCTCCAGCAGCAGGGCCAGTCCCCGCTCATCGGCGAGTTGCACCGGGTGTTGCGGCCCCGGCTGTGCGAGGAGCTCAACCTCGCGGACGTGGCGAGGGAAATGGGCATGTCCGAGCGCACGCTCCAGCGCCGGCTGCGCGACACGGGCACGTCCTTCCAGGCCGAGTTCAACATGGTGCAGGTGCGCGCCGCCCAGGCGCTGCTCCTGGAGAGCGACGCCAAGCTCACCGCCGTGGCCGCCGAGGTGGGGTGTGCCTCGCTGCAGCACTTCAGCAGCTTGTTCCGCAAGCACACCGGCGAGTCCCCCAGCGCCTGGCGCGCCAAGCACAAACCCGCGCCCTAG
- a CDS encoding sensor histidine kinase: MRRVGTSPVQAERDDPAPPALLRLQRKNHLLVAVVLLFGLALHCVVTRSLPPPLIGSQLLASAFFALMGVGVGAGWVPLKWAGTSSGLVGMATFTVFVHLTGGPQSAYFPVFMAVPLVLAMFSPDSRLPTLAGGLASLGSAMIVNVLAQVPPSRMVLQAVNLSTFVGLALLGSSMYRRMLDAQRSAHQERLEALAQLAESERLRRHAERERAEVERLVLVGQLAAGVAHEVNNPLAYVKANLSHLLREGRGVDPDELMLVLAETQQGVLRIQQIVTDLRGFSRVGSLEENERGLVEEALSEASRLASVRLRDRGEVSLALEPGLPAVRLGQRHLVQVVLNLLLNAVDAVEMAMPGGLVRIRVRAWRVEEGVCLEVEDNGPGIPPEVLPRLFEPFFTTKPPGKGTGLGLALCREYVSRVGGSLHAENPPGGGARFVILLPAAR; the protein is encoded by the coding sequence GTGAGGCGCGTCGGGACGTCCCCTGTCCAGGCCGAGCGAGACGACCCGGCACCGCCCGCGCTGCTGCGCCTGCAGCGCAAGAACCACCTCCTCGTGGCGGTCGTGCTGCTGTTCGGGCTCGCGCTGCACTGCGTGGTGACGCGCTCCCTGCCCCCGCCGCTCATCGGCTCCCAACTGCTGGCGAGCGCGTTCTTCGCGCTGATGGGCGTGGGGGTGGGCGCGGGTTGGGTGCCCCTGAAATGGGCGGGGACCAGCTCGGGGCTCGTGGGCATGGCGACCTTCACCGTCTTCGTGCACCTGACCGGCGGGCCCCAGAGCGCCTACTTCCCCGTCTTCATGGCCGTGCCGCTCGTGCTCGCCATGTTCTCGCCCGACAGCCGTCTGCCCACGCTGGCGGGCGGTCTGGCCTCGCTGGGCTCGGCCATGATCGTCAATGTCCTGGCCCAGGTGCCGCCGTCCCGGATGGTGCTCCAGGCGGTGAACCTGTCCACGTTCGTGGGGCTCGCGCTCCTCGGCTCGAGCATGTACCGGCGCATGCTGGACGCACAGCGCAGCGCCCACCAGGAGCGGCTCGAGGCCCTCGCCCAGCTCGCGGAGAGCGAGCGGCTGCGGAGGCATGCCGAGCGCGAGCGCGCCGAGGTGGAGCGGCTGGTGCTCGTGGGGCAGCTGGCGGCCGGAGTGGCGCACGAGGTGAACAACCCCCTGGCCTACGTGAAGGCCAACCTGAGCCACCTGCTGCGCGAGGGACGGGGCGTGGATCCGGATGAGCTGATGCTCGTGCTCGCCGAGACGCAGCAGGGCGTGCTGCGCATCCAGCAGATCGTCACGGACCTGAGGGGCTTCTCGCGCGTGGGGAGCCTGGAGGAGAACGAGCGGGGCCTCGTGGAGGAGGCGTTGAGCGAGGCGTCGCGGCTGGCGTCGGTGCGTCTGCGCGACCGGGGCGAGGTGTCCCTGGCGCTCGAGCCGGGATTGCCAGCGGTGCGCCTGGGGCAGAGGCACCTCGTGCAGGTGGTGCTCAACCTGCTGCTCAACGCCGTGGACGCGGTGGAGATGGCCATGCCGGGCGGGCTCGTGCGCATCCGCGTGCGCGCGTGGCGGGTGGAGGAGGGCGTGTGCCTGGAGGTGGAGGACAACGGCCCGGGGATTCCCCCGGAGGTGCTGCCGAGGCTGTTCGAGCCCTTCTTCACCACCAAGCCGCCGGGAAAGGGGACGGGGTTGGGGCTCGCGCTGTGTCGCGAGTACGTGTCACGGGTCGGCGGCTCGTTGCATGCGGAGAACCCTCCGGGGGGTGGGGCCCGCTTCGTCATCCTGCTGCCCGCGGCGCGTTGA
- a CDS encoding aldehyde dehydrogenase family protein → MRVVSTNEEQSRANPFQETFERLKARRWEQARTSAPERVARLKKLRAALVARRAALYEALYEDFRKPAAEVETTEVLLVLMELDHAIKQLGKWMKPRRVGTPVLLMGTSSQVRYEPKGVVLIMAPWNYPLQLVLAPLVAAVAAGNCVCLKPSEKTPHTAAFITKLIQDVFPPNEVVVVEGGARESQALLELPFDHFFFTGGARVGRKVMEAAARHLAGVTLELGGKSPVVVDDTADLAASAERIVFGKFINGGQTCVAPDYVLVPSAREEEFLGHLRASIERFYGGTEEARRASKDFCRMVDDAQFTRVNTLLERSVAQGVRVVLGGQVDAASRYIAPTVLSDVKPETAIMEEEIFGPVLPVLRYDSLDEAVRLIRAGTKPLALYIFSHASGTVERLLGETSAGGTCVNTTVVHLTNMDLPFGGVGESGVGNYHGEFGFRTFSHERAVLRQGPLFLLNRFFPPYSDKGRKMARLASRLFE, encoded by the coding sequence ATGCGCGTGGTGAGCACGAATGAGGAGCAGTCGCGAGCCAACCCCTTCCAGGAGACCTTCGAGCGGTTGAAGGCCCGCCGTTGGGAGCAGGCGCGCACGAGCGCCCCGGAGCGGGTGGCACGGCTCAAGAAGCTGCGCGCGGCGCTGGTGGCCCGGCGCGCGGCCCTCTACGAGGCGCTGTACGAGGACTTCCGCAAGCCGGCCGCCGAGGTGGAGACGACCGAGGTGCTGCTGGTGCTCATGGAGCTCGACCATGCCATCAAGCAGCTCGGCAAGTGGATGAAGCCACGCCGGGTGGGCACGCCCGTGCTGCTCATGGGCACGAGCAGCCAGGTGCGCTACGAGCCCAAGGGCGTGGTGCTCATCATGGCGCCGTGGAACTACCCGCTGCAGCTCGTGCTCGCGCCCCTGGTGGCGGCGGTGGCGGCGGGCAACTGCGTGTGCCTCAAGCCGAGCGAGAAGACGCCTCACACCGCGGCCTTCATCACGAAGCTCATCCAGGACGTGTTCCCGCCCAACGAGGTGGTGGTGGTGGAGGGCGGCGCGCGCGAGAGCCAGGCGCTCCTGGAGTTGCCCTTCGATCACTTCTTCTTCACGGGCGGCGCGCGCGTGGGGCGCAAGGTGATGGAGGCGGCGGCACGGCACCTGGCGGGCGTGACGCTGGAGCTGGGAGGCAAGTCGCCCGTGGTGGTGGACGACACGGCGGACCTGGCGGCGAGCGCCGAGCGCATCGTCTTCGGCAAGTTCATCAATGGCGGGCAGACGTGCGTGGCGCCGGACTACGTGCTGGTGCCCTCGGCGCGCGAGGAGGAGTTCCTCGGCCACCTGCGCGCCTCCATCGAGCGCTTCTACGGCGGCACGGAGGAAGCGCGCCGCGCGAGCAAGGACTTCTGCCGCATGGTGGACGACGCGCAGTTCACCCGGGTGAACACGCTGCTGGAGCGCTCGGTGGCGCAAGGGGTGCGCGTGGTGCTGGGGGGCCAGGTGGACGCGGCCAGCCGCTACATCGCGCCCACGGTGCTCTCCGACGTGAAGCCCGAGACGGCCATCATGGAGGAGGAAATCTTCGGCCCGGTGCTGCCCGTGCTGCGCTACGACTCGCTGGACGAGGCGGTGCGGCTCATCCGCGCGGGCACCAAGCCCTTGGCGCTCTACATCTTCAGCCACGCGAGCGGCACGGTGGAGCGGCTGCTCGGGGAGACGAGCGCGGGCGGCACGTGCGTCAACACGACGGTGGTGCACCTGACGAACATGGACCTGCCCTTTGGCGGCGTGGGCGAGAGCGGCGTGGGCAACTACCACGGCGAGTTCGGCTTCCGCACGTTCAGCCACGAGCGGGCCGTGCTGCGGCAGGGCCCCCTCTTCCTGCTCAACCGCTTCTTCCCGCCCTACTCGGACAAGGGCCGGAAGATGGCGCGCCTGGCCAGCCGGCTGTTCGAGTAA
- a CDS encoding PIG-L deacetylase family protein: MDAVNSRRIVGEGTSARDWAAWSGLETLPVLEPSTLVPEGSRVVIVAPHPDDEVLGTGGLLARLGRLGRDVLLIAVTDGTASHPGSSSWPVERLAAARPRETREALSRLGLAHVEVERLELPDGALPSHEGRLAGLLGERLRPEDVVLATWRMDGHPDHEAVGRAAFRASAALETRFVEVPIWTWHWARPGDARVPWSRARRILLDEPTLALKRRATAAYVSQLDPDPSTGRAPLLPPHVLARLLRSFEVVLT; this comes from the coding sequence ATGGACGCTGTGAATTCGCGGCGTATCGTCGGAGAGGGAACGTCGGCCCGGGATTGGGCGGCCTGGTCCGGTCTGGAGACGCTGCCCGTGCTGGAGCCCTCCACGCTCGTGCCCGAGGGGAGCCGGGTCGTCATCGTCGCGCCGCACCCGGATGACGAGGTGCTCGGCACGGGGGGCCTGCTGGCGCGGCTCGGGCGGCTCGGGCGGGACGTGTTGCTCATCGCCGTCACGGATGGCACGGCGAGCCATCCGGGCTCTTCCTCCTGGCCCGTCGAACGTCTCGCGGCGGCCCGGCCCCGGGAGACGCGGGAAGCCTTGAGCCGGCTGGGCCTCGCCCATGTCGAGGTGGAGCGCCTGGAACTCCCAGATGGGGCCCTCCCGTCGCACGAGGGACGTCTGGCGGGGCTCCTGGGCGAGCGGCTGAGGCCGGAGGACGTGGTGCTCGCGACGTGGCGGATGGATGGGCATCCGGACCACGAGGCCGTCGGACGCGCCGCGTTCCGGGCGAGCGCTGCGCTGGAGACGCGCTTCGTGGAGGTGCCCATCTGGACGTGGCATTGGGCCCGGCCCGGGGATGCACGGGTGCCCTGGTCCCGCGCGCGGCGCATCCTGCTCGACGAGCCCACGCTCGCGCTCAAACGCCGGGCCACGGCCGCCTACGTGAGCCAGTTGGATCCAGACCCGTCCACCGGCCGGGCGCCCCTCCTGCCGCCGCATGTGCTCGCGCGGTTGCTGCGCTCCTTCGAGGTGGTGCTCACATGA
- a CDS encoding serine/threonine-protein kinase: MDREHRFEEATLDTWGMAEPTNPVARHGPASKPVRVDMRGRLLGHYRLVKHLGSGGMGSVYLAEQRLGGPQVAVKVLHPELSQDAGLRARFSAEARTVNLIGHPNIVRILDIDDSRQGPLYFVMEYLKGTPLSRLPRPMEPGLLVWLLSQACDALEAVHRGGVVHRDLKPDNLLLVERPGEAPLLKVLDFGVARTYPEALGPERSSRGQVLGTPAYMAPEQWAGELVDGRADVYALGVTGYLLATGQLPFSRGQLAQRVFAPHGPPPPRAPHELAPSVPERLSRVLLRALARQPWERFASAADFKQALCRAVRARPGPYLPSSPTRAQTPSRLLIPAQPLLPEPNDPTPPPAWVARVRYDAGEEPVVVHCSGLNPGGLLMSCAEPLPPLATRLDFTLQMGGEAVDCVGEVVLHVEPAQARAQSLPTGVVLRFLQPSPRLRELLHRLDPSRGAAARPFAETPEESPSTH; this comes from the coding sequence ATGGACCGCGAGCATCGTTTCGAAGAGGCCACGCTGGACACCTGGGGAATGGCCGAGCCCACGAATCCCGTGGCGAGGCACGGGCCCGCGTCGAAGCCCGTCCGGGTGGACATGAGGGGCCGCCTGCTGGGGCACTACCGGCTCGTGAAACACCTGGGCAGCGGGGGCATGGGCTCGGTGTACCTCGCCGAGCAGCGGCTGGGAGGCCCCCAGGTGGCGGTGAAGGTGCTGCACCCGGAGCTGTCCCAGGACGCCGGGTTGCGCGCGCGCTTCTCCGCCGAGGCGCGCACGGTGAATCTCATCGGCCACCCCAACATCGTGCGCATCCTGGACATCGACGACTCGCGCCAGGGGCCGCTCTACTTCGTGATGGAGTACTTGAAGGGCACGCCCCTGTCGCGGCTGCCGCGCCCGATGGAGCCGGGCCTGCTCGTGTGGCTGCTGTCCCAGGCCTGTGACGCGCTGGAGGCCGTCCACCGCGGCGGCGTGGTGCACCGCGACCTCAAGCCAGACAACCTGCTGCTGGTGGAGCGCCCGGGGGAAGCGCCCCTGCTCAAGGTGCTCGACTTCGGCGTGGCCCGCACGTACCCGGAGGCGCTCGGGCCGGAGCGGAGCTCGCGCGGACAAGTCCTGGGGACCCCGGCCTACATGGCACCGGAGCAATGGGCGGGAGAGCTGGTGGACGGACGCGCGGACGTGTACGCGCTGGGCGTGACGGGCTACCTGCTCGCCACCGGCCAGCTTCCCTTCTCCCGGGGACAGCTGGCCCAGCGCGTCTTCGCACCCCACGGCCCGCCCCCCCCGCGGGCGCCGCACGAGCTCGCGCCCTCGGTCCCCGAGCGCCTGTCGCGCGTGCTGCTGCGCGCCCTGGCCCGTCAGCCCTGGGAGCGCTTCGCGAGCGCCGCGGACTTCAAGCAGGCCCTGTGCCGCGCCGTGCGAGCCAGGCCGGGCCCCTACCTCCCGTCCTCCCCGACGCGGGCCCAGACGCCCTCGCGCCTGCTCATCCCCGCCCAGCCGCTCCTCCCCGAGCCCAATGATCCCACGCCTCCGCCCGCCTGGGTGGCCCGCGTGCGGTACGACGCCGGGGAAGAGCCCGTGGTGGTGCACTGCAGCGGGCTGAACCCGGGCGGGCTCCTCATGAGCTGCGCCGAGCCCCTGCCACCGCTCGCCACCCGGCTCGACTTCACCCTGCAGATGGGGGGAGAAGCGGTGGACTGCGTGGGCGAGGTGGTGCTGCACGTGGAGCCGGCCCAGGCGCGCGCCCAGAGCCTGCCCACGGGGGTGGTGTTGCGCTTCCTCCAGCCCTCTCCCCGGCTGCGGGAGCTGCTCCACCGGCTGGACCCCTCCCGTGGCGCCGCCGCGCGGCCCTTCGCCGAAACCCCCGAGGAGTCCCCCAGCACCCATTGA
- a CDS encoding two-component system sensor histidine kinase NtrB, translating into MGYPHLSRASALGDTESPARDGLSPLRELALAENLRSGLSADALRYHFLAERLNEVVFHLDRLGQFTFLGPTWASLTGLPVEGVLGQSLLQHVHPEDRAGVQGMLESIGARLQASFRLELRLLAASGSVWVELAAYSSPTGQGEVMGALTDITERRQLQARLQQADRMATLGMLVPGFAHEMNNPLAFMSANLEYLVSSMGQMAGGATSGPLGAQVSQWLEAVEEIREGAERLRQTIGHLRGFRSEPGQGPLDVNLVLDTVGQMVSSALRSRGRLVRDYGAQSLVAGGDGALRQALLNLVLHAVWSLPEDGDPELNAVRLVTREDGQGHVVIEVHDTGPGLGPEALPHVFAPLPAHEASRPGPALSVCRDIVQGLGGHISVTSSPGRGTCFRVSLPALS; encoded by the coding sequence ATGGGATACCCACATCTGTCGCGCGCCAGTGCCTTGGGCGACACCGAGAGTCCAGCACGGGACGGTTTGTCACCCTTGCGCGAGCTGGCGCTCGCCGAGAATCTGCGCTCGGGATTGTCCGCGGACGCGCTGCGCTACCACTTCCTCGCCGAGCGGCTCAACGAGGTGGTCTTCCACCTGGACCGGCTGGGCCAGTTCACGTTCCTGGGCCCCACCTGGGCCTCGCTCACGGGGCTGCCCGTGGAGGGCGTGCTCGGTCAGTCCCTGCTCCAGCATGTGCACCCCGAGGATCGCGCGGGCGTCCAGGGGATGTTGGAGTCGATTGGCGCGCGGTTGCAGGCCTCGTTCCGGCTGGAGCTGCGACTCTTGGCGGCCAGCGGCTCCGTGTGGGTGGAGCTGGCCGCGTACAGCTCGCCCACGGGCCAGGGCGAGGTGATGGGCGCGCTCACCGACATCACCGAGCGGCGCCAGCTCCAGGCCCGGCTCCAGCAGGCCGATCGCATGGCCACCCTGGGCATGCTCGTGCCGGGCTTCGCGCACGAGATGAACAACCCGCTCGCCTTCATGTCCGCCAACCTCGAGTACCTGGTGTCCAGCATGGGTCAGATGGCCGGGGGCGCGACCTCCGGGCCCCTCGGCGCCCAGGTGTCCCAGTGGCTCGAGGCCGTGGAGGAGATCCGCGAGGGTGCCGAGCGGCTGCGCCAGACGATCGGCCACCTGCGCGGCTTCCGCAGCGAGCCGGGACAGGGGCCCCTGGACGTGAACCTGGTGCTCGACACCGTGGGGCAGATGGTGTCCAGCGCGCTGCGCTCGCGCGGGCGGCTGGTGCGTGACTACGGCGCCCAGTCCCTGGTGGCCGGTGGCGATGGCGCCCTGCGCCAGGCGCTGCTCAACCTCGTGCTGCACGCCGTGTGGTCGTTGCCCGAGGACGGCGACCCCGAGCTGAACGCGGTGCGGCTCGTCACCCGCGAGGACGGTCAGGGTCACGTGGTCATCGAGGTGCACGACACCGGCCCCGGGCTCGGCCCCGAGGCGCTGCCGCACGTCTTCGCGCCGCTTCCCGCCCACGAGGCGTCCCGGCCGGGGCCGGCGCTCTCCGTGTGCCGCGACATCGTCCAGGGGCTGGGCGGACACATCTCCGTCACCTCCTCGCCGGGCCGGGGCACGTGCTTCCGGGTGTCCCTGCCCGCGCTGTCCTGA
- a CDS encoding phospholipase D-like domain-containing protein — MRPIQAELLAGGELYREVVLGKLAHARESVWIATANVKAMYVKQGERFVPLLQVLDGLAARGVALRLLHAELPSRPFREEFDQRARLVKGGLELKVCPRVHFKTVLVDGAWAYLGSANLTGAGLGAKGQDVRNFELGFVTEDFDVIDRTTALFESVWSGAECRGCRLREVCPDPILPANAPPGPRRPASGVRLGKTRRLVRAKRPR; from the coding sequence ATGCGTCCCATTCAAGCGGAGCTGCTCGCGGGCGGTGAGCTGTACCGGGAAGTGGTGCTCGGCAAGCTGGCGCATGCGCGCGAGTCGGTGTGGATCGCCACGGCGAACGTGAAGGCCATGTACGTGAAGCAGGGCGAGCGCTTCGTGCCGCTGCTCCAGGTGCTGGACGGGCTCGCGGCGCGAGGCGTGGCCCTGCGGTTGTTGCACGCGGAGCTGCCCAGCCGGCCCTTCCGGGAGGAGTTCGATCAGCGCGCGCGGCTGGTGAAGGGAGGCTTGGAGCTCAAGGTGTGTCCGCGGGTGCACTTCAAGACGGTGCTGGTGGACGGGGCCTGGGCGTACCTGGGCAGCGCGAACCTCACCGGGGCGGGGCTCGGGGCCAAGGGCCAGGACGTGCGCAACTTCGAGCTGGGCTTCGTCACCGAGGACTTCGACGTCATCGATCGGACGACGGCCCTCTTCGAGTCGGTGTGGAGCGGCGCGGAGTGCCGGGGCTGCCGGCTGCGCGAGGTGTGTCCGGATCCGATCCTCCCCGCGAACGCGCCCCCGGGGCCGAGGCGGCCCGCCAGCGGCGTGCGCCTGGGCAAGACGCGACGCCTGGTCCGGGCGAAGAGGCCCCGGTGA
- a CDS encoding gluconokinase, whose amino-acid sequence MVVIVMGVSGAGKTTVGTRLARALGWTFRDGDDYHSPGSIAKMTGGLALTDEDREPWLERMREVIAQALAADEGLVLACSALKESYRRRLSVDAAREKWVFLHVPREVLAERLANRRGHFMSAVLLDSQLVTLEVPQGALWVDASAPLDEVVAHILQVLGPQTPG is encoded by the coding sequence GTGGTGGTCATCGTGATGGGAGTGTCCGGGGCGGGAAAGACGACGGTGGGCACGCGTCTGGCCCGGGCGCTCGGGTGGACCTTCCGGGATGGGGACGACTACCACTCGCCCGGCAGCATCGCGAAGATGACCGGGGGCCTGGCGCTCACGGACGAGGACCGGGAGCCCTGGCTCGAGCGGATGCGCGAGGTCATCGCCCAGGCGCTGGCGGCGGATGAGGGCCTGGTGCTGGCGTGCTCGGCGCTCAAGGAGTCCTACCGGCGGCGCTTGTCCGTGGACGCGGCGCGCGAGAAGTGGGTGTTCCTGCACGTGCCGCGGGAAGTGCTCGCCGAGCGGCTGGCGAACCGGCGGGGTCACTTCATGTCGGCCGTGCTGCTCGACAGTCAGCTCGTGACGCTGGAGGTGCCCCAGGGGGCGCTGTGGGTGGACGCGTCGGCCCCGCTGGACGAGGTGGTGGCCCACATCCTCCAGGTGCTGGGTCCTCAGACCCCGGGCTGA